DNA from Pseudomonadota bacterium:
ATATACGGCGAGTTCATCGGACCAAGATATCGCTCAATCTTGCAATCGCTGCAGCTGTTGGGGGCGCATTGGGAGCAGTGTTTAGGCATTTGGTTGTTCAACAAACTGAAAACGTTTTTGGCACAGAAAGTCCTTGGGGCACCTTTATGGTGAACACTATAGGTTCGTTTATTCTTGGTGTCGCAATTGAGATATTTGCATTGATATGGACGCCCGGGCAAGCATTCCAGGTAATGATAACAGTAGGCCTCTGTGGCTCCCTAACCACATTTTCCGCATTTTCTATGGATTTAGTGATACTCTTTGAACAGGGGCTTTTTACAAAAGCAGGGATATATTTGTTGGCGTCAATCATATCGGGGGTCATGGCCTTTTTGGCTGGTATGGCTTTGATCCGAGTTATCAATACGTGAGAAAACGATGTCTCGGGTAGATCATCGAACAGTATCAGAAAACGATAATGGGATAAGACTCGATCGCTGGTTTCTTCGTCACTATCCTGGCCTATCTCATGGAAAGTTGCAGCAGTTTCTCAGAACGGGCCAAGTACGCCTAGATAGGAAACGCGCAAAAAGCGGCCAGCGTCTGAAGACCGGACAGATCGTTCGCGTACCACCTATCCACGAATCAGCCGCGGACAATCGTAAAAAAGGAAGTAGTATTAGCACATCTGATCAAGCATTTATAAGAGGCTTGGTGTTAGCCGAGGATCCTTTATTTTTTGCACTTAATAAGCCCGCTGGTATCGCAGTTCAGGGCGGTAAAGGGAATAGGCGTAATCTCGATGTGTTACTGCCCGGCTTGGTTGGATCTAATGAGGAACGCCCACGCCTAGTGCATAGGCTGGATAAAGATACCAGTGGTGTATTGTTGATAGCTCGCTCTGCAATGGCGGCAGCAAGAATCAGCAAGTGTTTTCGTCACCGAGAAGCAAAAAAGCAATACTGGGCACTCGTCGCTGGTGTGCCGAACCCACCCCGAGGAGAGATTTGTTCATCAATTAAAAAGGTTTTCAGCGGAAAAATTGAGCGTGTTCAGCCTACTAAGAAACTTGGCCGAACGGCGCTGACACATTATCAAACTATCGAGACAATGGGTCGTCTTGCCTCGTGGGTGATACTTTACCCCATAACAGGGCGCACCCATCAATTACGTGTTCATATGGCAGAAATAGGAAACCCTATATTGGGAGATGGAAAATACGGAGGGAAAAAGGCATTTTTGAACACCATTACATCTCAGATGAATTTGCATGCTAGAGAAATCAAGATACCGCATCCCGACGGAGGAGGTATTATAAGAGTTCAAGCCCCACTGCCTCCTCACATGATTCGGTGCTGGAAATTTTTTGGACTAAATACCGATACCGTATTCGAGACGTAACCCTTTTGGAAATTAAAAATTTGTTCATTCCGCAGAAACATCTAATAGTTTTTGATTGTGATGGTACCCTTATCGATAGTGGCCATAATATCGTTACTGCTATGTGTAAGGCATGGCTTTCAAACGGATTAAAGCCGCCACCAACAAATGCCATTCGTCGGATTGTCGGTCTAAAATTAGTTGAGGCTATTTATCAACTGATGCCGCCAGAATGTGACATTGAGCCTGCTATTCTAGAAAAATCTTACATTAAATCTTTTACCGAATCTCTCAATCGATTAGACTACACGGAACCATTGTATCCTGGAATTCGTCAATGTTTGGAGTCACTTACGGCCCAAGGTTTTCAACTTGGAATAGCTACTGGCAAATCTCGACGTGGTTTGCTTCGAACGTTAAAACAGCATTCTTTAGGCGTTTTCTTCCAGGTGTTAAAAACTGCCGATGATGGACCAGGAAAACCCAGTCCAGATATACTTCTAGATGCTATGGCCGAGATTGGTGTAGAGCCCGAGAATACGGCAATGATTGGCGATACGACTTACGATATAAAAATGGCAACGAATGCTGCAGTGAAACCGATTGGTGTCGATTGGGGTTACCACGATCCTAGTGAACTTAAGAAAGCCGGTGCAAGAATTATTATTAAGGATTGCAGTAGCTTGCCCGACATTTTAAGGGAGATTTGGGATAGTGACTGATGTCGGTTGAGGGGCGTCACTCCGAGCATTAGATAACTGATCTAGCTGGTAGGTTACTCTGAAAAACTCTTTAAAAAACATCACGGTTGTATACCGCAATGGACGGTTCGCTGTAACCTTAGACGGTTCAGCACTAATCACACCCGAGAAAAATCAACTTATTTTGCCAACCAAAAGGCTAGCCTCAGTGATAGCAAAGGAATGGGATAAACAGGAAAAAAAAATTGATACTTTGCTAATGCCAAACACCTGTATGGCATGTACAGCCATTGATAGAGTTTCGCCCGATAAAGAGCCTATAGTAGCTAAGTTACTTGATTATGCTAACACCGATTTGCTTTGTTACCGCGCATCCGGCCCGAATACTCTCCGGGCAAGGCAGGAAGAACTCTGGCAGCCCCTCTTGCATTGGATTGAAAAAAATTTTGCAGCTCCACTGGTTGTCACAGAAGGCGTAATTCCAGTGGCCCAGCCACCGAATAGCTTGAGCCGACTCAAAAATGTGCTTTTGCAATACAATGCCTTTGAATTAGTAGGCCTTGTCAACTTAACCCAAGCGAGTGGTTCTTTGGTTCTCGCTTTGGGAATGGTAGAATGTGAGATAGGGCCTGAATTTTGTATAAAAGCATGCCAAATTGATGATCAATACCAAATCGATTGCTGGGGGGAAGAGAGTGAACTAATGGACCGACTTGATGACCAGGCAAGAGATATTAAGACCTCGGCAAAATTTCTTTCACTTTTAAAAACCGATGGTTGTGGTGATACAGAGGTTTCACGATGAATGACGTAGTTAAACGTATCAAGAAACGACGCGAGGCTTCAATGCTCGGTGGTGGCCAAAAGCGTGTTGACTCGCAGCATTCAAAAGGAAAGCTTACTGCACGTGAGCGCATTGATGCACTGCTTGACGAAGGAAGCCTTGAAGAATGGGATATGTTTGTTGAGCACAGTTGTCATGACTTTGGCATGGGCAGTAAGAGAGTGCCCGGCGATGGAGTGATCACCGGTCATGGAAAAATCAATGGTCGGCCTGTATTTTTTTACAGTCAGGACTTCACGGTTTTTGGCGGCTCATTATCTAGTGCTCATGCTGGTAAAATTTGCAAGGTAATGGATCAGGCAATGAAGGTAGGCGCCCCAGTGATTGGTATAAGTGACTCCGGCGGAGCCCGCATTCAAGAGGGTGTCGCATCATTAGCAGGGTATGCGGATGTTTTTCAACGAAACGTCTTAGCGTCTGGTGTAATTCCACAAATTTCTGTGATTATGGGGCCGTGTGCGGGTGGTGCAGTTTATTCACCAGCGATAACTGACTTTATTTTTATGATTAAGAATAGTTCACACATGTTCGTTACTGGTCCCGATGTTGTCAAAACGGTTACCCACGAAGAAGTTTCAGCTGAAAAATTAGGAGGGGCATTGACGCATACCTCTGCGTCAGGCGTTGCCGATCTTGCGTTTGGGAACGATATTGAAGCTCTGGTTCAGGTTCGCCGGTTTTTCGACTTTATTCCCCTTTCAAATCGAGAAAAGCCACCAGTTCGGCTAACGAATGACCCTCTTGATCGTTTAGAAAGCTCATTGGACACATTGGTTCCCCGCGATCCTAATCGGCCATATGACATGTTTGAATTGATTTATAAAATTGTTGATGAGCATGATTTTTTTGAAGTTCAGCCTGATTATGCCGGTAATATTATCATAGGGTTTGCGCGCTTAGGTGGTGTGCCCGTAGGTATTGTAGCGAATCAGCCTATGGTATTGGCTGGTTGTCTTGATATTGACTCTTCAAGAAAAGCGGCCCGCTTCGTACGTTTTTGTGATTGCTTCGCAATACCGATTATAACACTCGTTGATGTTCCCGGTTTTCTTCCGGGGACAATCCAGGAATACGGAGGTATCATAAAACATGGTGCTAAACTATTGTTTGCATATGCTGAGGCTACTGTTCCCAAGCTTACGGTAATCACACGCAAAGCCTATGGTGGGGCATATGATGTGATGAGTTCTAAGCATTTAGGTGGCGACCTAAATTACGCCTGGCCAAGTGCAGAAATAGCCGTAATGGGGCCAGAGGGAGCAGTAGAAATTATTTTTCGTGAAGAGATAGGAGACCCGGATAAACTCGCGCAAAGGACACGAAGTTATCGTAAAAAATTCGCAAACCCACTTGTTGCTAGTCAGCTTGGTTTCATTGACGACATCATTCCACCTCATAGTACCCGTGCGCGGCTTTGTCGTGGTTTAGAATTACTAGGAAATAAAAAATTAGATAATCCTTCAAAAAAACATGACAATATACCACTTTAGTCTCGTTATACCTGTTTTGGAATTCAAGTTCGGAAAGACAATCTGAAATGCCTGGTCTTTGAAATATCATAATTTAACGAGATTATTTTAAGAAACCGCTTAGGGGAAAGCATGGAAAAAATTAATGTAGATTTGCATAGCGACACACAAACACGGCCCTCGCCGGGTATGAGGGAGGCTATGGCAAAAGCACCGGTTGGGGATGAACAACGCGGGGAAGATCCCAGTGTCAACAAACTGTGTGAAATGGCCGCTGAGTTAACGGGTAAAGAATCAGCCGTATTTATGCCATCGGGCACGATGTGCAACCAAGCGTCAGTATTGGTTCATTGTCAGCCCGGAGATGAAATCATCGCTGACAAGACCTCTCATCTTATAAACTCCGAGTCCGGCGGAGCAGCAGCGCTTGCTGGTGTTCAGATTAA
Protein-coding regions in this window:
- the crcB gene encoding fluoride efflux transporter CrcB, which codes for MSNIRRVHRTKISLNLAIAAAVGGALGAVFRHLVVQQTENVFGTESPWGTFMVNTIGSFILGVAIEIFALIWTPGQAFQVMITVGLCGSLTTFSAFSMDLVILFEQGLFTKAGIYLLASIISGVMAFLAGMALIRVINT
- a CDS encoding RluA family pseudouridine synthase gives rise to the protein MSRVDHRTVSENDNGIRLDRWFLRHYPGLSHGKLQQFLRTGQVRLDRKRAKSGQRLKTGQIVRVPPIHESAADNRKKGSSISTSDQAFIRGLVLAEDPLFFALNKPAGIAVQGGKGNRRNLDVLLPGLVGSNEERPRLVHRLDKDTSGVLLIARSAMAAARISKCFRHREAKKQYWALVAGVPNPPRGEICSSIKKVFSGKIERVQPTKKLGRTALTHYQTIETMGRLASWVILYPITGRTHQLRVHMAEIGNPILGDGKYGGKKAFLNTITSQMNLHAREIKIPHPDGGGIIRVQAPLPPHMIRCWKFFGLNTDTVFET
- a CDS encoding HAD-IA family hydrolase, whose product is MEIKNLFIPQKHLIVFDCDGTLIDSGHNIVTAMCKAWLSNGLKPPPTNAIRRIVGLKLVEAIYQLMPPECDIEPAILEKSYIKSFTESLNRLDYTEPLYPGIRQCLESLTAQGFQLGIATGKSRRGLLRTLKQHSLGVFFQVLKTADDGPGKPSPDILLDAMAEIGVEPENTAMIGDTTYDIKMATNAAVKPIGVDWGYHDPSELKKAGARIIIKDCSSLPDILREIWDSD
- a CDS encoding ATP12 family protein, encoding MTVVYRNGRFAVTLDGSALITPEKNQLILPTKRLASVIAKEWDKQEKKIDTLLMPNTCMACTAIDRVSPDKEPIVAKLLDYANTDLLCYRASGPNTLRARQEELWQPLLHWIEKNFAAPLVVTEGVIPVAQPPNSLSRLKNVLLQYNAFELVGLVNLTQASGSLVLALGMVECEIGPEFCIKACQIDDQYQIDCWGEESELMDRLDDQARDIKTSAKFLSLLKTDGCGDTEVSR
- a CDS encoding acyl-CoA carboxylase subunit beta, with the translated sequence MNDVVKRIKKRREASMLGGGQKRVDSQHSKGKLTARERIDALLDEGSLEEWDMFVEHSCHDFGMGSKRVPGDGVITGHGKINGRPVFFYSQDFTVFGGSLSSAHAGKICKVMDQAMKVGAPVIGISDSGGARIQEGVASLAGYADVFQRNVLASGVIPQISVIMGPCAGGAVYSPAITDFIFMIKNSSHMFVTGPDVVKTVTHEEVSAEKLGGALTHTSASGVADLAFGNDIEALVQVRRFFDFIPLSNREKPPVRLTNDPLDRLESSLDTLVPRDPNRPYDMFELIYKIVDEHDFFEVQPDYAGNIIIGFARLGGVPVGIVANQPMVLAGCLDIDSSRKAARFVRFCDCFAIPIITLVDVPGFLPGTIQEYGGIIKHGAKLLFAYAEATVPKLTVITRKAYGGAYDVMSSKHLGGDLNYAWPSAEIAVMGPEGAVEIIFREEIGDPDKLAQRTRSYRKKFANPLVASQLGFIDDIIPPHSTRARLCRGLELLGNKKLDNPSKKHDNIPL